A genome region from Candidatus Binataceae bacterium includes the following:
- a CDS encoding Ppx/GppA phosphatase family protein, translating to MKLAALDVGTNTVLMLVVQADPNDTIVPLADLARITRLGAGVERTGALDSDAAARTLDTIAEFVEQARALGARRFLTAATSALREARDGAQFIARVRARCAVELNVISGEEEAALNYQAALDGLHLSPQAPLLIIDIGGGSTEFIASQPGQPLRLASLPIGSVRLTERLVRHDPPTEEERQALIAAVDSQLATLGWPKITLPTTVGVAGTVTTIAALALGLTSYDGARVHGAVLSRAQIQTTVARLLSLTTEQRRQLPTMVEGRADVICAGGLILERALAWFAQDELVASDQGVRWGLVYRDLSHARRP from the coding sequence ATGAAGCTTGCGGCGCTGGACGTCGGCACCAATACGGTGTTGATGCTGGTGGTCCAGGCTGATCCCAACGACACGATCGTACCGCTGGCCGATCTGGCACGAATCACGCGCCTGGGCGCCGGGGTGGAGCGTACCGGCGCGCTCGATTCTGACGCCGCTGCACGCACCTTGGATACCATCGCGGAGTTCGTCGAGCAGGCTCGTGCCCTAGGTGCGCGCCGGTTTCTGACCGCCGCTACCAGCGCCCTGCGCGAAGCTCGCGACGGAGCCCAGTTTATCGCGCGGGTACGCGCGCGCTGCGCTGTCGAACTTAATGTGATTTCTGGCGAGGAAGAAGCCGCACTCAACTATCAGGCCGCGCTGGACGGCTTGCATCTCTCGCCCCAGGCGCCATTGCTGATCATCGATATTGGCGGTGGTTCGACCGAATTTATCGCCTCCCAGCCGGGTCAGCCCCTGCGCCTAGCCAGCCTGCCGATCGGTTCCGTGCGTCTGACCGAGCGGCTGGTGCGTCATGATCCTCCAACTGAGGAAGAACGCCAGGCGCTGATCGCCGCGGTCGATTCTCAGCTCGCTACGCTGGGCTGGCCCAAAATAACTCTGCCCACGACGGTAGGCGTAGCCGGCACCGTCACCACTATCGCCGCCTTGGCGCTGGGCTTGACCAGCTACGATGGCGCACGGGTGCATGGCGCCGTACTCAGCCGTGCGCAAATCCAAACCACAGTGGCCAGACTGCTCAGCCTCACCACCGAACAACGCCGACAACTGCCGACAATGGTCGAGGGGCGTGCCGACGTAATTTGCGCCGGCGGCCTGATCCTTGAGCGCGCGCTGGCATGGTTCGCACAAGACGAGCTGGTTGCCAGCGATCAAGGGGTGCGCTGGGGCTTGGTTTATCGGGACTTGTCGCACGCCCGTAGGCCGTAA
- the trmFO gene encoding methylenetetrahydrofolate--tRNA-(uracil(54)-C(5))-methyltransferase (FADH(2)-oxidizing) TrmFO, whose protein sequence is MREPLVSVIGAGLAGSEAAYQLARRGVRVRLYEMRPGRQTEAHQTGLFGELVCSNSLRNDSLETAVGVLKEEMRRLGSVVMAAAAHARVPAGAALAVDRERFANYLTEVLCDQPQIQIVRQEVTALPAGPTILATGPLTAPALAAALGALMGGRYLYFYDAIAPIVTADSIDMSVAFRASRYGKGGDDYINCPLTEEQYRRFVEALMGAEKMAAHPFERPIYFEGCMPIEEMARRGPRTLAFGPMRPVGLSDPRGGPRPAAVVQLRQDDRAGRLYNLVGFQTKMTYPEQRRVLRLIPGLERAEFVRLGSLHRNTFIDSPRVLAPTLALRARPDLFVAGQMVGVEGYVESAAAGLLAALNAARMLAGRPLLVPPVQTALGSLVAYITDSSRHEFQPMNANFGLMPELPGAARGRAKKIELANRALAAMDEFIGLHDLAPGAPAAA, encoded by the coding sequence ATGAGGGAGCCGCTTGTCAGCGTAATTGGGGCCGGCTTGGCGGGCAGCGAAGCAGCCTACCAGCTCGCGCGGCGCGGGGTGCGGGTGCGGCTTTACGAGATGCGCCCCGGTCGCCAGACCGAGGCCCATCAGACCGGCCTGTTTGGGGAGCTGGTGTGCTCCAATTCGCTGCGTAACGATTCGCTGGAAACCGCGGTGGGCGTGCTCAAGGAAGAGATGCGCCGGCTAGGTTCGGTGGTGATGGCCGCGGCGGCGCACGCACGGGTCCCGGCCGGGGCGGCCCTGGCGGTTGATCGGGAGCGCTTCGCCAACTATCTGACTGAGGTCCTTTGCGACCAACCGCAGATCCAGATTGTCCGCCAGGAAGTCACCGCGCTGCCCGCCGGCCCCACCATCCTGGCTACCGGCCCGCTGACCGCGCCCGCGCTGGCCGCTGCTCTAGGTGCGTTGATGGGGGGCCGCTACCTCTACTTCTATGACGCCATCGCGCCCATCGTGACCGCCGATTCGATCGACATGAGCGTGGCCTTTCGCGCCTCGCGCTACGGCAAGGGAGGCGATGATTATATTAATTGCCCACTTACCGAGGAGCAGTACCGGCGCTTCGTCGAGGCGCTGATGGGGGCGGAAAAAATGGCAGCCCATCCCTTCGAACGGCCGATCTATTTCGAGGGTTGCATGCCGATCGAGGAGATGGCGCGGCGCGGCCCGCGCACCTTGGCGTTCGGGCCGATGCGTCCGGTGGGCCTGAGCGATCCGCGCGGCGGTCCGCGGCCGGCGGCGGTAGTGCAACTGCGCCAGGACGATCGCGCGGGGCGGCTCTACAACCTTGTCGGCTTCCAGACCAAGATGACCTATCCCGAGCAGCGCCGGGTACTGCGTCTGATTCCCGGCCTGGAGCGGGCCGAGTTCGTGCGGCTGGGGTCGCTCCATCGCAATACTTTCATCGATTCGCCGCGCGTGCTGGCGCCGACTCTAGCTCTGCGCGCGCGGCCTGATTTGTTCGTGGCCGGACAGATGGTGGGCGTGGAAGGCTACGTCGAGTCGGCCGCCGCGGGCCTCCTGGCCGCGCTCAACGCCGCGCGAATGCTCGCTGGCCGCCCGCTGTTGGTGCCACCAGTTCAGACCGCCCTGGGCTCGCTGGTGGCATATATCACCGATTCCAGCCGGCATGAGTTCCAACCGATGAATGCCAATTTCGGCCTGATGCCCGAATTGCCTGGCGCGGCGCGCGGGCGGGCCAAGAAAATCGAGCTGGCCAACCGTGCGCTGGCAGCGATGGACGAGTTTATTGGCCTCCACGACTTGGCGCCGGGCGCACCGGCAGCGGCCTGA